GTGAACAACGGGAAGAAGGCAGTTCAGTCACGGACGTATAAGGAGGCCTTATCTTCGTCGTTGCCGATAGCTAGGAGGAAACAGGAAAATGGAGGGACAAACTCTGACAGGAGACAAAGGGAGTGGAGCCGAGACGCAATCCCGAATCATACCCATGGCAGGAGATCCGCGGCGTGTCAGGAGGCGTGGGAAGTGCGAAGGCTACTGATAGAGATGCAAGGCCAGCTACGGTATTTGCAGAGAGATATGGCTGATATCGTGTCCTTTGTCGAGGGGATAAAGAAAGCAGAAGACGTGGAAGATTTAAGCAGAAAAGTGGGGCGGGTTGGAGATATGGGTGAAGGGGCTGGGCCTAATAAAACCCGGAATCAAGCCCACCAGAATAAACTTAAGGGGCGGGCCGTTTGGAGGAAAATAAATGGGCAGACTCGGCCCAACCAGCGAGGCTCGGTTTCTGAAGGGGCTGGGCCCTCCCAGCCGGGTCAGCCCGAGTTACAAACGGGCGGGCAAGGATCCGAGTGTGAAGATCTTGCCCAGAAACGCGTGAATCTCAGCGGCGCGACACCCAGCCCAGTTTTCGTGCCGGAAAGCCTTCCGATGGCAGAGGTAGCACAGAAACTGCCGACGACAGCTGTAGAGATCGCCGACGAGGCCGCTGACGAGGCGTCACAGGTGTTCTGTGCACAAAAGGAGCTCGAAATCCGGGAGTATGCGACCCAGACTTTACCGACTTCTTTGGAAGGCACGGGGGTGGTTCCGACGAAGCTATCTGTCAGACCCTTAGAGGTTTCCGAGTCGGAGGTTGGGGATGAGGAGTCCGAGGATTTCATGCACTCGGTGGAGGATGATTTAGCCCTCTCTAAGGCGTGTGATCAGTTGGGTTTAGAGGATTTTTCTGTGGGGGAGGATTTTCAGAATTTCCAGAGTAGCAATCCTATCCCATTGAACTATTGTTTTCCAAATCAAGCTTCAGACTGGGTATTACATAAGGTGAAAGAGATTCAACATTTTGTGGGGATTAGTTGCGAGgggtatgaagagcagttcatagcattgttaactgctatggaagctaGGAATcagcagaaaaaaaaatggggacTTGAAGCAAAATAGGGAGCTCAAAAGGTTGTTGTGGTCGATGAATTCGGAGGGTAGTCCTAGTAGGAGTAGGGTAAAAGGGAAGGGGACGTTTGTTCataaatgaagccaaaaattgtgtcttggaatgtcCGCGGTCTTAATGAGGTAGAAAAGCGTACTCGAATTCGACACTTActtcgtgagtggaaagcggacatcgtttgtttacaagaaacaaagCTGAAGTTAATCAATAGGAGGATTGTGAGGAGTATATGGAGTAATAATTATGTAGATTGGGTGTATTTGGCTTCTTCAGGAGCATCGGGAGGAGTAATATTGTTATGGGATAGGcgggtggtggagaaagtagAGGACTATATAGAGAATTATATGGTAGCGTGCTCTTTTAGAAGTGTGGCGGATGGTttcttgtgggcttttgcaggggTTTATGGGCCCAATTTAGACGTGGATAGAAGATTATTGTGGGAAGAGCTTGCTGGGGTTCATTGCTGGTGGGAActcccttggtgtattgggggtgaTTTTAACGTTGCTCGATTCCAAAGTGAAAGTTTTGGAAATAGAAGATTGAGGCCAGCAAATTTGGAGTTCTCAGAGTGCATCTTTGACCTAAACCTGATAGATCTGCCACTAGCAGGGGGCCTTGCTACATGGTCTAATAATAATCCATGGACTCGTTTGGATCGGTTCCTGATTTCACCAGAGTGGGAAAGCCAGTATCCGGACGTATGGCAAAAGCGGTTGGGCCGGTTAACctcggatcattggcctatcttactggattgtggaggtattcagAGTAATAGacggtattttaagtttgagaatatgtggttgaaatcagaaggttttgtggagagGGTCAAACAATGGTGGATTTCTTATCAGTTTGAGGGTACACCCAGCTTTATTTTAGCAAATAAgctgaaagttttaaaaagagatCTAAGAATATGGAATAAACAGTCTTTCGGTAATGTGGAGGAGAACAAAAACACCAAGTGGATGGAAATACAGGAGTTAGAAAGACTACAGGAGGGGAGGCCTCTTACTGAAGAAGAACAAGCACAGAAAACTTTGTTGGGCTTagatcttgagaggataatATTGCAGGAGGAAATGTCTTGGCGCCAAAAGTCAAGAGCATTATGGTTACAGGAAGGGGATCGGAGCACGAGGTATTTTCATAGTATTGCAAACTCGCACAGAAGAAACAATAACATTGAGGTGTTGAAAATTGAAGGGGTGAAGCgtagagaagaagaggttatcaaagaacatgtggttgatttttttgaaaagatacTTACTGAACAGGAGGGGTGGAGACCTACTCTTGATGGGTTGGTGTTTAACATTATTGAACCAGGGGATGTGGTCAggatggagagggcttttgatGAGGAAGAGGTTCTTAATGTAGTAAGAAAAATGGTAAAAGACAAGGCTTCCGGaccggatggtttctctatgggtttcttccaagaatgctgggaggtgattaaagaagatcttatgaaggtgtttcaggagttgttctcgtttggaaaatttgagaaaagtcttaattcCACGTTTCTTGCATTGATTCCTAAAAAGGCCGGGGCTATTGAGATCTCGGATTTTCGACCTATCAGCTTAGTGAATGGAGTGTACAAGATTATCTCAAAAGTGCTTGCAAATCGCTTAAGTGAGGTTCTAGGAAAAGTTGTgactaagcctcaaaatgcctttgttaaaGGAAGACAAATCCTCGATGCGGTtctaattgccaatgaatgtttggatagcagAATGAAGGAGGGAAACTCAGGTATTATgtgcaagttggatatggaaaaggcgtatgACCATGTTAATTGGAATTTCCTCTTACATCTTTTGAGtagatgtggttttggtgaaAGGTGGAGGTCATGGATTAGGTGGTGTATCTCTACAGTACGGTTTTCTGTTTTGATCAATGGCAGCCCTGAGGGTTTCTTTCAGAGTTCTCGTGGgctgaggcaaggggatccgttatctcctttactttttgtgATTGTGATGGAGGCTCTAAGCAGGATGATTTCGGCCTTGTCAGCTAATGGTTTTGTTAGGGGTTTCCAAATTGGTTCTCCAACCAGGGACATTACTACCATTTCTcacttgttgtttgcagatgatacgcttattatgtgcgAAGCTGATCGGGACCAGGTGCGGGTTGTAAAGGCGTGTCtactgtgttttgaagcagtgtctggtctaaaagtgaactatgataAATCTGAGATGGTACCGATTGGAGAGGTTCAGAATATTAGGGAGTTGGCTGACACGTTGGGTTGTAAGATAAAGTCTCTTCCTATGACTTACCTGGGATTACCTTTGGGTATAGCTCCGAGGGCAAGCTCGATTTGGGACacagtaattgaaaaaataaaaaggaaactggcagggtggaagagaatgtacttgaCAAAAGGGGGTCGgattactttgattaaaagcacactttctaatctacctacttatttcttatctttattccCTATTCCGGCAAGTGTGGCGAGGAGTcttgagaagttacagagagattttctgtggggtGGAATGGGAgacgagtttaaatttcatctggtCAAATGGGAGAAGGTATGCCAtcctatctccaatggtggtttgggtatcaGAAATATGCGACTGTTTAATCGGGCGTTActtggtaaatggttgtggagatataccaaGGAGCCAGAAGCCCTATGGAGAAttgtgatagaaaataaatatggtggtttaggggaaggttggtgtactagagaagttagagggacACATGGAAGGGGGCTGTGGAAGTATATTAGAAAAGGGTGGGAGGTTTTTTATCGACACACGAGATTTCAGGTGGGGTCAGGTGccaggatcagattttggaaggatacaTGGTGTGGTAACAGTGCCCTAAAAGAGTTGTTTCCTATTCTTTTCCAGATAGCAAGTGCCAAAGAAGCTACAGTGGCGGAGGTCATGGGAATTTCAGAAAGGAGTATCCACtggaatattaatttcaaccgggcggcacaggattgaGAGATGGAGATTTTTGCAGAATTTTATAGTTATCTATACTCTTTTAATCCTAATACCCAGCATGAGGATAGCCTCTAGTGGATTCCTGCAGGAAAAGGGGTTTTCACTGTTCGGTCCTATTATAAGGTCTTTACACAAGCGCCAGGGGCACAATTTCCCTGGAAAAGGCTCTGGCGACACAAGGCCCCTccaaaagcttctttctttgtgtggacagcggcattaggcaagattcttactacagataatctgagaaagaagAGGATAATTATcgtagactggtgttgtatgtgtaaaggaGGAGGTGAGGCGGTAAATCATTTActcttgcattgtgaggtagctAGGGCGCTCTGGAATGAGGTATTTCAAAGGATGGAtcttgcttgggttatgccggaatCCGTGGTGGATATATTGGCGTGTTGGACATTTATTCGAGGTGTGCATCAAATCAAagagatttggaagatgattcttttttgtatcatgtggtgcctatggcaagagcgaaatgagaggacgtttgaagacaatgagagatcgatggaagaactaaaaattttcttttttaggactctttgtacttgggccattgctgtggactttaatggcatggaactTCATGATTTCCTAGTTTCTAACATGCCTTTGTAAATAGGGCATACATTTTTGTAACTGGCAGTTGTTgcctttttgttaataatacttatcttacttatcaaaaaaaatatatatatatatttagtatcagTTATCTCCTATAATATAAGATACTATGAACTTCTCCCTTCCAAGCAATGAGATACTATTCATCAAGTGGAACTCACCAACCTCCCATAGATGTGGAGTGTTAAAGTTAATGACAGTAATGTTTCCAATTGGACCATATTTTGGATGCTAGTGTACTTCGTTGTAATAAGATCAAAGTAAAATTAACCAATGAGCTCAAACTTATACGGAAATTCGAAGGAAACAATCACTTCCTGATTGTAATCAGGTTTGCTTGGATATAGATATTAGGTTCTACGTTCAACAACCAATAGAAGAACGACGTCCACAGACATAAATTGAGGTGTAGGTTTTAGCCCCATTGTGGTGGCTATATGGTGTTGCTTTGACTTTCTATCTCTTCCTAACCAAACAAAAAGTACTCTCTCCAAGTACAAATCTCCATCTCCAAGTGCAAATCTaccaaacagaaaaaataacgaaaaaaagaaagacagcAATACCTATTTTCTTCGGAATCCGGAAGTATGGATAGAAACTTCCCTGGCACGGTTAGCCCCGCCCACATACAGAACACTAGCCCAAGAAGCAGCTCAGCAACCACCTGCACTCCAAAGAAACCTCCCAGATTcgtaaaaacacaaaaactccgcccaaaacaaaaaaagggttAAAGAATCTCTTTCAAGTTGCTCTGGGACAATTAGGAGATTCCTAATCGGTAGACACGAAGTAATAAAATTAGGGTTTATCAGGACCACCTACTTAAATGATAAGAGAAAAGTCAACAATACTCACGTTCATCGGAGGTCCTGAAAACTCTTCCTCCGTAATCTTCAACAAACCCCTATCTGCAACCACAATCAAATCTATCAGAAAAATAGCAAAACATGAAATCCAACACCCAGAAAACTAACCTTTTACTTTCAtagaatttaaatgcataaaaattactattaagCAGGTAGGTATGCTTTTGCgtgtatatatgcatatatctTGAGATGTTTACATTGGATGGTCGAATAAGCAGCATGAGCGAGAATCAGGACTCCAAAGACGCCAACGACGAACCCCAGACCCATTTCAACAGAGACGCTTTCGGTGATTTTCTCCGATCTCCGCGGGGAAAAGCTCCGGGATCGATTATGGCGAAGACGGAGGGTGCGCGTGTGACTGGATAtgtattatctatatattcgATTTCTCGTGCAAGAACAAATCGAAGAACGATGTCGTTTCTTTTCGTGTCTCGGGGACAAAGACCGTTTTGACCATTTTCAAactgttctttatttttttttaaattcaccgTTTCGCACGTCCAACACTCGTTTATTTTGCTTTGAACTTTTTACCTTTTACCTATTCTACTTAAAATATTAGAGCAGCATGGCATCAGTACACTCAAGCCTTCAGGTGTGGATACAGCTGCTCATGGTAATATGGATAACTGTTATATGTAGCCA
This genomic interval from Juglans regia cultivar Chandler chromosome 3, Walnut 2.0, whole genome shotgun sequence contains the following:
- the LOC108990910 gene encoding membrane magnesium transporter, with amino-acid sequence MGLGFVVGVFGVLILAHAAYSTIQYRGLLKITEEEFSGPPMNVVAELLLGLVFCMWAGLTVPGKFLSILPDSEENRIVSLPANLDFMSFNHRGKVFPKELDVKLKL